In one Corynebacterium bovis DSM 20582 = CIP 54.80 genomic region, the following are encoded:
- a CDS encoding serine/threonine protein kinase, translating to MTDDATTPGARGRLSGDGDTEPTTGPTAGPRTGPSTGPGTGPSTGPVTEPGTEATVFDPFADDDDDDMAEIEVDPDTYLDDLAAAGGHHGDGEDTVTNPLPAGATQSATDTGERSRREALTKFRRLRGTYREGATVAGGMVRLPFVTPTDPNDAVISPEETARTVAEGTEPPTLSSGDIVAAQYEVLGPIAHGGLGWIYLAVDHNVADRWVVLKGMMATENEHEAAVAESERAFLADITHPGIVKIFNFIDDPRSPGGFIVMEFVGGPSLRSRRRRQPGNVLPVDDAIGYILEILPALDYLHSRGVVYNDLKPDNIIITEDQVKLIDLGAVSGVGAYGHIFGTKGFQAPEIATTGPTVASDIYTVGRTLASLVVRLPVTDGVYDPGLPTPDQEPLFRRYLSLYRLLLRATAEDPEVRFSSASTMADQLIGVLREILAIRDGRKFPHLDTRFTAQRSTFGTKHLVFRTDQLLDGIVRSVEISPAEVVAALPTPLADKDDPGAALLSATGFTEPGELLETLTEAARQPDMANSTEIPLTKVRAQLDLGLVTEAHDALRAMDGTMHNDWRHQWYSGIASLLLGDFAGAQVYFNHVLNILPGEPAPKLALAATDELLLQHQGVNGTRLLDADVRRAATALAYAQSVQIADYSTVPSWDHVTQDPVALRFHSMRLYGLVWATNPTTVSSAFGLARQIQAEGLIDMAVSVLDRVPQASRHHHLARLTTVLILIADPESLHESRLRRAARRLETMPTNEPRLPQVRLAVLGAALDWLRSVTEDDDDSTRRVGSAPLFDVRFTERGLRTGLEQGLRQLARQSPFDRHRYRLVDMANKIRPRTWF from the coding sequence GTGACCGATGACGCGACGACCCCGGGAGCCCGGGGCAGACTCAGCGGCGACGGTGACACGGAGCCGACGACCGGCCCGACGGCCGGGCCACGCACCGGTCCGTCGACCGGGCCGGGGACAGGGCCGTCGACCGGGCCGGTCACCGAGCCCGGGACGGAGGCCACGGTCTTCGACCCCTTCGCCGACGACGATGACGACGACATGGCCGAGATCGAGGTCGACCCGGACACGTACCTCGACGACCTCGCCGCGGCCGGCGGCCACCACGGCGACGGCGAGGACACCGTCACGAACCCGCTGCCCGCCGGCGCGACCCAGTCCGCGACCGACACCGGGGAACGCAGCCGCCGGGAGGCGCTGACGAAGTTCCGCCGCCTCCGCGGGACGTACCGGGAGGGGGCGACCGTCGCCGGGGGCATGGTCCGGCTGCCCTTCGTCACGCCGACCGACCCGAACGACGCCGTCATCAGCCCGGAGGAGACCGCCCGCACCGTCGCCGAGGGCACGGAGCCGCCGACGCTCTCCTCCGGCGACATCGTCGCGGCGCAGTACGAGGTCCTCGGCCCCATCGCCCACGGCGGCCTCGGCTGGATCTACCTCGCCGTCGACCACAACGTCGCCGACCGGTGGGTCGTGCTCAAGGGCATGATGGCCACGGAGAACGAGCACGAGGCCGCGGTCGCGGAGTCCGAGCGGGCGTTCCTCGCGGACATCACCCACCCCGGGATCGTGAAGATCTTCAACTTCATCGACGACCCGCGCAGCCCCGGCGGGTTCATCGTCATGGAGTTCGTCGGCGGGCCGTCCCTGCGCAGCCGGCGGCGCCGGCAGCCGGGCAACGTCCTGCCCGTCGACGACGCGATCGGCTACATCCTGGAGATCCTCCCGGCGCTGGACTACCTGCACAGCCGGGGCGTCGTCTACAACGACCTCAAACCGGACAACATCATCATCACCGAGGACCAGGTCAAGCTCATCGACCTCGGGGCGGTGTCCGGCGTCGGCGCGTACGGGCACATCTTCGGCACGAAGGGGTTCCAGGCCCCCGAGATCGCGACGACGGGGCCGACCGTGGCGTCGGACATCTACACCGTCGGCCGGACGCTCGCGAGCCTCGTCGTCCGGCTGCCCGTCACCGACGGGGTGTACGACCCCGGCCTGCCGACCCCCGACCAGGAGCCCCTCTTCCGGCGCTACCTGTCCCTCTACCGCCTCCTGCTCCGCGCGACGGCGGAGGACCCGGAGGTGCGGTTCTCCTCGGCGTCGACGATGGCCGACCAGCTCATCGGCGTGCTCCGCGAGATCCTCGCCATCCGGGACGGCCGGAAGTTCCCGCACCTCGACACCCGCTTCACCGCCCAGCGGTCGACGTTCGGCACGAAGCACCTCGTGTTCCGCACGGACCAGCTGCTCGACGGCATCGTCCGCTCGGTGGAGATCTCCCCGGCGGAGGTCGTCGCCGCGCTGCCGACCCCGCTCGCGGACAAGGACGACCCCGGGGCGGCGCTGCTGTCCGCGACCGGGTTCACCGAACCGGGCGAGCTGCTGGAGACGCTCACCGAGGCCGCCCGGCAGCCGGACATGGCGAACTCCACGGAGATCCCGCTGACGAAGGTCCGGGCGCAGCTCGACCTCGGCCTCGTCACGGAGGCGCACGACGCCCTCCGCGCGATGGACGGGACGATGCACAACGACTGGCGTCACCAGTGGTACTCCGGGATCGCGAGCCTGCTGCTCGGCGACTTCGCCGGCGCGCAGGTGTACTTCAACCACGTGCTCAACATCCTCCCCGGGGAGCCCGCGCCGAAGCTCGCCCTCGCCGCGACGGACGAGCTGCTGCTCCAGCACCAGGGGGTCAACGGCACCCGGCTGCTCGACGCCGACGTCCGGCGGGCCGCGACGGCGCTCGCGTACGCGCAGAGCGTGCAGATCGCGGACTACAGCACGGTGCCGAGCTGGGACCACGTCACGCAGGACCCGGTGGCCCTGCGGTTCCACTCCATGCGGCTGTACGGGCTGGTGTGGGCGACGAACCCGACGACGGTCTCCTCCGCCTTCGGGCTCGCCCGGCAGATCCAGGCCGAGGGGCTGATCGACATGGCCGTCTCCGTGCTCGACCGGGTGCCGCAGGCGTCCCGCCACCACCACCTCGCCCGGCTGACGACCGTGCTCATCCTCATCGCCGACCCGGAGTCCCTCCACGAGTCGCGGCTGCGCCGGGCGGCCCGCCGCCTGGAGACGATGCCCACGAACGAGCCGCGCCTGCCGCAGGTGCGGCTCGCGGTGCTCGGTGCGGCCCTCGACTGGTTGCGCTCGGTGACGGAGGACGACGACGACTCCACCCGCCGCGTCGGGTCCGCGCCGTTGTTCGACGTGCGGTTCACCGAACGGGGCCTGCGCACGGGGCTGGAGCAGGGGCTGCGCCAGCTCGCCCGCCAGTCCCCGTTCGACCGCCACCGGTACCGGCTCGTGGACATGGCGAACAAGATCCGGCCCCGGACGTGGTTCTGA
- a CDS encoding acetate kinase yields the protein MTDTSAAPVPAPTDGDHEYVLVLNSGSSSIKFQVLDPRADGTEPPYISGLVEKIGEDRGHIRITTPDQAMEDNRPILGHSVGLERAFGMMSLLGVGPSDLNVVAVGHRVVHGGETFSGPVLIDRDVIRRIKDLVPLAPLHNPANIDGIENARSLLPDVPHVAVFDTGFFHTLPPAAARYAIDRKVAEDNHIRRYGFHGTSHEYVSQQVAGLLDRDPADVRQITLHLGNGASAAAIDGGRAVDTSMGLTPLAGLVMGTRSGDIDPGIIFHLHRSSGMSSEDIDTMLNRDSGLKGLSGVNDFRQLQELIDAGDEDAILAYDIYVHQLRRYLGSYMLILGGVDAITFTAGVGENHAGIRRDTLARLEGFGVEIDDARNEDPEAEGPRMISTDDSRVKVFVVPTNEELAIARYALDLADDGEG from the coding sequence ATGACCGACACGTCCGCCGCCCCCGTCCCCGCGCCGACCGACGGCGACCACGAGTACGTCCTCGTCCTCAACTCCGGGTCCTCCTCGATCAAGTTCCAGGTCCTCGACCCGCGGGCGGACGGCACCGAGCCGCCGTACATCAGCGGGCTCGTCGAGAAGATCGGGGAGGACCGCGGGCACATCCGCATCACCACCCCCGACCAGGCGATGGAGGACAACCGCCCGATCCTCGGCCACTCCGTCGGCCTCGAGCGCGCCTTCGGCATGATGAGCCTCCTCGGCGTCGGCCCGTCCGACCTCAACGTCGTCGCCGTGGGGCACCGCGTCGTCCACGGCGGCGAGACGTTCTCCGGGCCGGTGCTCATCGACCGGGACGTCATCCGCCGCATCAAGGACCTCGTGCCGCTCGCCCCGCTGCACAACCCGGCGAACATCGACGGCATCGAGAACGCGCGGAGCCTCCTGCCCGACGTCCCCCACGTCGCCGTGTTCGACACCGGCTTCTTCCACACCCTGCCCCCGGCCGCCGCCCGCTACGCCATCGACCGGAAGGTCGCCGAGGACAACCACATCCGCCGCTACGGCTTCCACGGCACGAGCCACGAGTACGTGTCGCAGCAGGTCGCCGGGCTGCTCGACCGGGACCCGGCGGACGTGCGGCAGATCACGCTGCACCTGGGCAACGGCGCGTCCGCCGCCGCGATCGACGGCGGGCGGGCGGTGGACACGTCCATGGGGCTCACGCCGCTCGCCGGGCTCGTCATGGGCACCCGGTCCGGTGACATCGACCCGGGCATCATCTTCCACCTCCACCGGTCGTCGGGGATGAGCTCGGAGGACATCGACACGATGCTCAACCGGGACTCCGGCCTCAAGGGCCTCTCCGGGGTCAACGACTTCCGGCAGCTCCAGGAGCTCATCGACGCCGGCGACGAGGACGCGATCCTCGCCTACGACATCTACGTCCACCAGCTGCGCCGCTACCTCGGGTCGTACATGCTCATCCTCGGCGGGGTCGACGCGATCACGTTCACCGCCGGGGTGGGGGAGAACCACGCGGGGATCCGGCGGGACACCCTCGCCCGGCTCGAGGGGTTCGGCGTGGAGATCGACGACGCGCGCAACGAGGACCCCGAGGCCGAGGGGCCGCGGATGATCTCCACGGACGACTCGCGCGTGAAGGTGTTCGTCGTGCCGACGAACGAGGAGCTCGCGATCGCCCGGTACGCCCTCGACCTCGCCGACGACGGGGAGGGCTAG
- the pta gene encoding phosphate acetyltransferase: protein MTVTAVLSPLASAAGTDQRRRTVTVFSAADVFDGTRPTGPDMGEAVDFTLGAAASAGVLVGTGDPAFDARLAAATGAHHILVGSTRDDDVPVQATAAGLAAAGRPVDGVWFLEGGHDGTSLPLDAGEGSLPVLSDDDVRATRPRTPVTGPEVFQRDLLGKARAADAHIVLPEGDDDRILRAADELLRDGVCRLTVLGDPAAVRARADELGLDLSGATVTDPTAGEDLERFAADFAELRKHKGVTLDDARETMRDISYYATMMVHTGLADGMVSGAAHTTAHTIRPGLQIIRTAPGASVVSSIFLMVMDGVLWAFGDCAVNPDPTPEQLAEIAAVSAETAAQFGVEPRVAMLSYSTGTSGSGADVEAVAAAVEAARAAHPDLTVDGPLQFDAAVVESVGAKKMPGSDVAGRATVFIFPDLDAGNIAYKAVQRTAGALAVGPILQGLNKPVNDLSRGATVRDIVNTVAVTAVQAGARRTPSGE from the coding sequence TTGACCGTCACCGCCGTCCTCAGCCCGCTGGCCTCCGCCGCCGGCACCGACCAACGCCGCCGCACCGTCACCGTCTTCTCCGCCGCCGACGTCTTCGACGGCACCCGCCCGACCGGCCCGGACATGGGCGAGGCGGTGGACTTCACCCTCGGGGCCGCGGCGTCGGCCGGGGTGCTCGTCGGCACCGGCGACCCCGCCTTCGACGCCCGCCTCGCCGCCGCCACCGGCGCCCACCACATCCTCGTCGGCAGCACCCGTGACGACGACGTCCCCGTCCAGGCCACCGCCGCCGGGCTCGCCGCCGCCGGCCGCCCCGTCGACGGGGTGTGGTTCCTCGAGGGCGGGCACGACGGCACCTCCCTGCCCCTCGACGCGGGGGAGGGGTCCCTGCCCGTCCTCTCCGACGACGACGTCCGCGCCACCCGCCCGCGCACCCCCGTCACCGGCCCCGAGGTCTTCCAGCGGGACCTCCTCGGGAAGGCCCGCGCCGCCGACGCGCACATCGTGCTCCCGGAGGGGGACGACGACCGCATCCTCCGCGCCGCCGACGAACTCCTCCGCGACGGGGTGTGCCGGCTCACCGTCCTCGGTGACCCCGCCGCCGTCCGGGCCCGGGCCGACGAGCTCGGCCTCGACCTCTCCGGCGCGACGGTCACCGACCCGACCGCGGGGGAGGACCTCGAGCGCTTCGCCGCGGACTTCGCCGAGCTGCGGAAGCACAAGGGCGTCACCCTCGACGACGCCCGGGAGACCATGCGGGACATCAGCTACTACGCCACGATGATGGTCCACACCGGGCTCGCCGACGGCATGGTCTCCGGCGCGGCCCACACCACCGCCCACACCATCCGGCCGGGCCTGCAGATCATCCGCACGGCGCCGGGGGCGAGCGTCGTCTCGTCGATCTTCCTCATGGTCATGGACGGGGTGCTGTGGGCCTTCGGTGACTGCGCGGTGAACCCGGACCCGACGCCGGAGCAGCTCGCCGAGATCGCGGCGGTGTCCGCGGAGACCGCCGCGCAGTTCGGCGTCGAGCCCCGGGTGGCGATGCTGTCCTACTCGACGGGCACGTCCGGCAGCGGCGCGGACGTCGAGGCCGTCGCCGCCGCCGTCGAGGCCGCCCGGGCCGCGCACCCGGACCTCACGGTCGACGGGCCGCTGCAGTTCGACGCCGCCGTCGTCGAGTCCGTCGGCGCGAAGAAGATGCCCGGGTCCGACGTCGCCGGCCGGGCGACGGTCTTCATCTTCCCGGACCTCGACGCGGGCAACATCGCGTACAAGGCGGTCCAGCGCACCGCCGGCGCGCTCGCCGTCGGACCGATCCTCCAGGGGCTGAACAAGCCGGTCAACGACCTCTCCCGCGGCGCGACCGTCCGCGACATCGTCAACACCGTCGCCGTGACGGCGGTCCAGGCGGGTGCCCGTCGGACCCCCTCCGGCGAGTGA
- a CDS encoding sulfite exporter TauE/SafE family protein, producing MMKLLLFAVAGLLAQLVDGALGMAFGVTATTALVFSGTAPAQASAAVHFAEVGTTLFSGAAHWRLRNVHWPTVVALGVPGAVGAFLGASVLSTLSTRAAEPVVSTILVLLGAYVLVRSVAAPWRESRRTAPVSSTRRSRLGLAALGLGGGFMDASGGGGWGPLTTSTLMSVSSGEPRRIIGTVNTAEFLVAVSASGGFLVGLSDQLHESWQPVVGLLVGGLVAAPVAAWVVTVIRPHTLGAVVGGLLMVLNSSRLIRFFGWPGAVAVAVLALVVVVAVVRVRKRSILAGSLADADGVDPRPHPRPTAAGTRPDPAADRAREEPRGPEPAAVGRDRAATPVACGRDGGDRGPRP from the coding sequence ATGATGAAACTGCTGCTCTTCGCCGTGGCGGGCCTGCTCGCCCAGCTGGTCGACGGCGCCCTCGGCATGGCCTTCGGCGTCACCGCGACGACCGCCCTCGTCTTCTCCGGCACCGCCCCCGCCCAGGCCAGCGCGGCCGTGCACTTCGCGGAGGTCGGCACGACGCTCTTCTCCGGCGCCGCGCACTGGCGGCTGCGCAACGTCCACTGGCCGACGGTCGTCGCCCTCGGCGTGCCCGGGGCGGTCGGCGCGTTCCTCGGGGCGAGTGTGCTCTCGACGCTGTCCACCCGCGCCGCGGAACCGGTCGTCTCCACGATCCTCGTGCTCCTCGGCGCGTACGTCCTCGTCCGCAGCGTCGCCGCGCCGTGGCGGGAGTCGCGGCGGACCGCCCCCGTGTCCTCCACCCGGCGGTCCCGGCTGGGCCTCGCCGCGCTCGGCCTCGGCGGCGGCTTCATGGACGCCAGCGGCGGCGGGGGCTGGGGGCCGCTGACGACCTCCACGCTCATGTCCGTCAGCAGCGGCGAGCCGCGCCGCATCATCGGCACGGTGAACACCGCGGAGTTCCTCGTCGCGGTGTCCGCCTCGGGCGGGTTCCTCGTCGGCCTGTCCGACCAGCTCCACGAGTCGTGGCAGCCGGTCGTCGGGCTGCTCGTCGGCGGGCTCGTCGCCGCGCCGGTCGCCGCGTGGGTCGTCACGGTCATCCGGCCGCACACCCTCGGCGCGGTCGTCGGCGGGCTGCTCATGGTCCTGAACTCCTCGCGGCTCATCCGGTTCTTCGGCTGGCCGGGGGCGGTCGCGGTGGCCGTGCTCGCCCTCGTGGTCGTCGTCGCCGTCGTCCGGGTGCGGAAGCGGTCCATCCTCGCCGGCAGTCTCGCGGACGCGGACGGCGTCGACCCCCGACCCCACCCCCGGCCCACCGCCGCCGGGACGCGGCCGGACCCCGCCGCCGACCGGGCCCGGGAGGAGCCCCGGGGCCCGGAACCTGCAGCCGTCGGACGTGACCGCGCGGCGACGCCCGTGGCCTGCGGCCGCGACGGGGGTGACCGGGGCCCGCGACCCTGA
- a CDS encoding sirohydrochlorin chelatase, with protein sequence MTAPTPVICLAHGSRHPLADGVVGDIARGLTAAGGPPAAEAFLDFSPRTPLNAARMLAAAGHDRAVVVPLLFTSAFHMTEDVPAAVRDMARGTGMDVRCAAGLGTGPDLARLLAGVARELAPGEPGAARPGAVVLYSVGSTRPGANAAVGRLARAVGAELGVAGSAVVATGAPAARLRGEVGPAALVDRVRRSAAPDRSVAPDRSAGPTVVLPLFVAPGTLWDRDVEALDALPAAGVPVLTGAPLGTRVVPLVRERAAAALTGTAPAGSPGQRVAS encoded by the coding sequence GTGACCGCTCCCACCCCCGTGATCTGCCTCGCGCACGGTTCGCGGCACCCGCTCGCCGACGGGGTCGTCGGGGACATCGCCCGCGGCCTCACCGCCGCCGGCGGGCCGCCCGCGGCCGAGGCCTTCCTGGACTTCTCCCCGCGCACCCCGCTCAACGCCGCGCGGATGCTCGCCGCCGCCGGGCACGACCGGGCGGTCGTCGTCCCGCTGCTGTTCACCTCCGCGTTCCACATGACCGAGGACGTGCCCGCCGCCGTGCGGGACATGGCCCGGGGCACGGGCATGGACGTCCGGTGCGCCGCCGGGCTCGGCACGGGGCCGGACCTCGCGCGGCTGCTCGCCGGGGTCGCCCGGGAGCTCGCCCCCGGGGAGCCGGGTGCGGCGCGGCCGGGTGCGGTGGTGCTGTACTCGGTGGGGTCGACGCGTCCCGGCGCGAACGCCGCGGTCGGCCGGCTCGCCCGGGCGGTCGGGGCGGAGCTCGGCGTCGCCGGGTCCGCGGTCGTCGCGACGGGCGCCCCGGCGGCGCGGCTGCGCGGCGAGGTCGGGCCCGCCGCGCTCGTCGACCGGGTGCGGCGCAGCGCTGCCCCGGACCGCAGCGTTGCCCCGGACCGCAGTGCCGGCCCGACGGTCGTGCTGCCGCTGTTCGTCGCGCCGGGCACGCTGTGGGACCGGGACGTGGAGGCCCTCGACGCCCTGCCCGCCGCGGGGGTGCCGGTGCTGACCGGTGCGCCGCTGGGGACGCGCGTCGTCCCCCTCGTCCGGGAGCGCGCCGCGGCGGCGCTGACCGGGACCGCCCCCGCCGGAAGTCCCGGACAGCGGGTGGCGTCATGA
- a CDS encoding sulfate adenylyltransferase subunit 1, giving the protein MTAATRETAAPALPTLRLCTAGSVDDGKSTFVGRLLHDTKSILADQFEAVTRASTARGLETPDLSLLVDGLRAEREQGITIDVAYRYFATDRRSFILADTPGHVQYTRNTVTGMSTSQLVIVLVDARNGVIEQTRRHLTVAAMMDIPQVVVAVNKIDAVDFSEDVFATVAADIRELTEGLGLRHVDVVPTSALLGDNVVTRSERTPWYHGPAVLEILEDARPDLLASEADDKADDLRLPVQYVIRDHATDYRGYAGRITSGTVRVGDTVTVGTGGSVREVAVTGIDTPDGEVAEAGVGRSVTLRLAEDIDIARGDLIADATRPEAVTSLTATVVQLSETPVRLRSLILLRYGSALVRARVDEIIRRTDIAGGDPVTDTAAPADDTQLRLNDIAEVRVTLAEPLPVETYRRGGAVGSFLLIDPQTGDTVTAGLVS; this is encoded by the coding sequence ATGACCGCCGCCACCCGGGAGACCGCCGCTCCGGCGCTGCCGACGCTCCGCCTGTGCACCGCCGGCTCCGTCGACGACGGCAAGTCGACCTTCGTCGGCCGCCTCCTCCACGACACGAAGTCCATCCTCGCCGACCAGTTCGAGGCCGTGACCCGCGCGTCGACGGCCCGCGGGCTGGAGACCCCCGACCTGTCGCTCCTCGTCGACGGCCTCCGCGCCGAGCGGGAGCAGGGCATCACCATCGACGTCGCCTACCGCTACTTCGCCACGGACCGGCGCAGCTTCATCCTCGCCGACACCCCGGGCCACGTGCAGTACACCCGCAACACCGTGACGGGCATGTCGACGTCGCAGCTCGTCATCGTCCTCGTCGACGCCCGCAACGGGGTCATCGAGCAGACCCGGCGGCACCTCACCGTCGCCGCGATGATGGACATCCCCCAGGTCGTCGTCGCCGTGAACAAGATCGACGCCGTGGACTTCTCGGAGGACGTCTTCGCCACGGTCGCCGCGGACATCCGGGAGCTCACCGAGGGCCTCGGCCTGCGGCACGTCGACGTCGTGCCGACGTCCGCGCTGCTCGGCGACAACGTCGTCACCCGGTCGGAGCGCACCCCCTGGTACCACGGCCCGGCGGTCCTGGAGATCCTCGAGGACGCCCGGCCCGACCTCCTCGCCTCGGAGGCGGACGACAAGGCCGACGACCTGCGCCTGCCCGTCCAGTACGTCATCCGCGACCACGCGACCGACTACCGGGGCTACGCCGGGCGGATCACGTCCGGCACCGTGCGCGTCGGCGACACCGTCACCGTCGGCACGGGCGGCAGCGTCCGCGAGGTCGCCGTCACCGGCATCGACACCCCGGACGGGGAGGTCGCCGAGGCGGGCGTCGGGCGGTCCGTCACGCTGCGGCTCGCCGAGGACATCGACATCGCCCGCGGGGACCTCATCGCCGACGCCACCCGCCCGGAGGCCGTGACCTCCCTCACCGCGACGGTCGTCCAGCTGTCCGAGACGCCGGTGCGGCTGCGGTCGCTCATCCTCCTGCGCTACGGCTCGGCGCTCGTCCGGGCCCGGGTCGACGAGATCATCCGCCGCACCGACATCGCGGGGGGCGACCCCGTCACGGACACCGCCGCCCCCGCCGACGACACGCAGCTCCGCCTCAACGACATCGCCGAGGTCCGCGTGACCCTCGCCGAGCCCCTGCCGGTGGAGACGTACCGCCGCGGAGGGGCCGTCGGCTCCTTCCTCCTCATCGACCCCCAGACCGGCGACACCGTCACCGCAGGTCTCGTCAGCTAG
- the cysD gene encoding sulfate adenylyltransferase subunit CysD, with amino-acid sequence MTQTTSPHPRPSADTPLSPHLAGLEAEAIEILREVAGQFDRPALLFSGGKDSVVVLELAKRAFAPAAVPFELLHVDTGHNFPEVIAFRDRVAADPRISLHVAHVQDWIDSGALRERPDGTRNPLQTVPLVETIQERGYDAVLGGARRDEEKARAKERVFSVRDSFGGWDPRRQRPELWGLYNGRHQPGENIRVFPISNWTEADVWDYLRDRDVEVPGIYYAHDRDVFERGGMWLTAGEWGGPRDGETVERRRVRYRTVGDMSCTGAVLSEATTIHEVIDEIRLSTTTERGATRADDRLSESSMEDRKKEGYF; translated from the coding sequence ATGACCCAGACCACCAGCCCGCACCCGCGACCGAGCGCGGACACGCCGCTGAGCCCGCACCTCGCCGGCCTCGAGGCGGAGGCCATCGAGATCCTCCGCGAGGTCGCCGGACAGTTCGACCGCCCGGCGCTGCTCTTCTCGGGCGGCAAGGACTCCGTTGTCGTCCTCGAGCTCGCCAAGCGCGCCTTCGCGCCGGCCGCCGTGCCCTTCGAGCTGCTCCACGTCGACACCGGCCACAACTTCCCCGAGGTCATCGCCTTCCGCGACCGCGTCGCCGCCGACCCGCGGATCAGCCTCCACGTCGCCCACGTCCAGGACTGGATCGACTCCGGCGCCCTCCGCGAGCGCCCCGACGGCACCCGCAACCCCCTCCAGACCGTCCCGCTCGTCGAGACGATCCAGGAGAGGGGGTACGACGCCGTGCTCGGCGGAGCCCGCCGCGACGAGGAGAAGGCCCGCGCCAAGGAGCGCGTGTTCTCCGTGCGGGACTCCTTCGGCGGCTGGGACCCGCGCCGGCAGCGGCCCGAGCTGTGGGGCCTGTACAACGGCCGCCACCAGCCGGGGGAGAACATCCGCGTCTTCCCGATCTCCAACTGGACCGAGGCCGACGTGTGGGACTACCTGCGCGACCGGGACGTCGAGGTGCCCGGCATCTACTACGCCCACGACCGGGACGTCTTCGAACGCGGCGGCATGTGGCTCACCGCCGGGGAGTGGGGCGGCCCGCGCGACGGGGAGACCGTCGAACGCCGCCGGGTGCGCTACCGCACCGTCGGCGACATGTCCTGCACCGGGGCGGTGCTGTCCGAGGCGACGACGATCCACGAGGTCATCGACGAGATCCGCCTGTCCACGACCACCGAGCGCGGGGCGACCCGCGCCGACGACCGCCTGTCCGAGTCCTCCATGGAGGACCGCAAGAAGGAAGGGTACTTCTGA
- a CDS encoding phosphoadenylyl-sulfate reductase translates to MSFPAQVSGLRFTTAAESYRDPEVSPEGAPTTTRHLDPEREAENHRLVAEWNDRLDGAPAEEILDWVGEHVAGTVAVTLSMQDTVLAELAEGRLGSAEMVFLDTGYHFPETLDVARAVETRYTLPLRTVEPEYSVETQDKVYGPRLYSRNPTACCRMRKVEPLARMLDPYDAWISGVKRVDSPLRRSTPVLAVDRSGRLKVNPLVAWTDEDVEAYIRDHDLIVHPLTRQGYPSIGCATCTLPVAEGEDPRSGRWAGTGKTECGLHT, encoded by the coding sequence ATGAGTTTCCCGGCACAGGTCTCCGGCCTGCGGTTCACCACCGCCGCCGAGAGCTACCGCGACCCCGAGGTCAGCCCCGAGGGCGCCCCCACGACCACCCGCCACCTCGACCCGGAGCGGGAGGCGGAGAACCACCGCCTCGTCGCGGAGTGGAACGACCGCCTCGACGGCGCCCCGGCGGAGGAGATCCTCGACTGGGTCGGCGAGCACGTCGCCGGGACCGTCGCCGTGACCCTGTCCATGCAGGACACCGTCCTCGCCGAGCTCGCCGAGGGGCGGCTCGGGTCGGCGGAGATGGTCTTCCTCGACACCGGCTACCACTTCCCGGAGACGCTCGACGTCGCCCGCGCCGTCGAGACGCGCTACACCCTGCCGCTGCGCACGGTGGAGCCGGAGTACAGCGTCGAGACCCAGGACAAGGTCTACGGCCCCCGGCTCTACTCCCGGAACCCGACGGCGTGCTGCCGGATGCGCAAGGTCGAGCCCCTCGCCCGGATGCTCGACCCCTACGACGCGTGGATCTCCGGCGTCAAGCGCGTCGACAGCCCGCTGCGCCGGTCGACCCCGGTCCTCGCCGTCGACCGCAGCGGCCGGCTCAAGGTCAACCCCCTCGTCGCGTGGACCGACGAGGACGTCGAGGCGTACATCCGCGACCACGACCTCATCGTCCACCCCCTCACCCGGCAGGGCTACCCCTCGATCGGCTGCGCGACGTGCACCCTCCCCGTCGCCGAGGGGGAGGACCCCCGCTCCGGGCGGTGGGCCGGCACCGGCAAGACCGAGTGCGGGCTCCACACCTGA